One Sphaerisporangium krabiense DNA segment encodes these proteins:
- a CDS encoding FtsX-like permease family protein, translating into MNPLLLLRVHRGAAAVLALLTLSASLLVAGLPRGFEAAFDEALRGIVDDTGANQTDLAVRLRAGAPDQAMASEDDFRAKDVWWRSAVPPSLKPLLATGPGADSHFSAKTVGTPVAGRLEDGQVPRQYVNVGWLSGTAARIRYVEGTPPGDPRRLASVPGHPEMKDIDLFEIALVRSASEKMRVPVGTTLILGNSNPMLARVTGLFEPVNPSDRYWDHNLDALKVTVRQDPASDTEENHITAISSESSLAGLNNSARDLTYNWVIGVSPAALNARNAADAIKGVDDFEREVRAVVGRSIGTYSQPSAFAPFRVETGLREVLGGFLGRLATAQSLMVLLLGGLAVVAAGVIALAVQLLTERMRAALSLTRARGASLAQVVRTAAGTVALAAFPAALIGYGLSYLLPGPLTPIVHLGPPAAAAFATVFAAARVALSHRTPLRERRDDVVARRASPRRTMLEVLVVVLALAGAYLLRTRGLTTEVAAAGADPFLMLVPAALTVAAALITLRCYPYPLRLVVWLAGRARAAVPFVGLTLAARARSVTALPVVILLPALAVSVYGAVVGGTLDATQRLAAWQATGADARVEREAELPADAVAKVRQVPGVRDIVPADKGKAQIGYTGKTATIVAVDLDAYRRLVAHAPLSVPAPPPDAPAPAIPALVSPDLGHLSTFEIGWHVRMKIAKAGVITEGLPGISLSPMNLIVVPYDASQRAGSRVYTNMLLIGGTGSGGGIDARALAAATGNRPDVFVETFDRALERVIKTPLTGTIKNSFLIVTIALAVYALLTVVIALVVGAADRARALSYLRTLGLSERQAARLTVLEIAPLILLTACAGLALGLALPSALGPGIDLSAYAGDMAIDDYRLDPTTPILLAAGLAVVALAGAFLHAVIGRRRSLGSTLRVGE; encoded by the coding sequence ATGAACCCTCTGCTCCTGCTCAGGGTGCACCGGGGCGCGGCCGCCGTGCTCGCGCTGCTGACGCTGAGCGCCTCCCTGCTCGTCGCGGGGCTGCCGCGCGGGTTCGAGGCCGCCTTCGACGAGGCGCTGCGCGGGATCGTCGACGACACCGGCGCCAACCAGACGGACCTGGCGGTGCGGCTGCGGGCGGGGGCCCCCGACCAGGCCATGGCGTCCGAGGACGACTTCCGCGCCAAGGACGTGTGGTGGCGCTCGGCCGTCCCGCCGTCCCTGAAGCCCCTGCTCGCCACGGGTCCCGGCGCCGACAGCCACTTCTCGGCCAAGACCGTGGGCACGCCGGTGGCGGGACGCCTCGAGGACGGCCAGGTCCCGCGGCAGTACGTCAACGTGGGCTGGCTGTCCGGGACCGCCGCACGGATCCGCTACGTGGAGGGGACTCCCCCCGGCGATCCGCGGCGGCTCGCCTCCGTGCCCGGCCACCCGGAGATGAAGGACATCGACCTCTTCGAGATCGCGCTGGTCAGGAGCGCCTCGGAGAAGATGCGCGTCCCGGTCGGCACCACGCTGATCCTCGGCAACAGCAACCCCATGCTCGCCCGGGTCACCGGCCTGTTCGAACCGGTGAACCCGTCGGACCGGTACTGGGACCACAACCTGGACGCGCTCAAGGTCACCGTCCGCCAGGACCCCGCGTCCGACACCGAGGAGAACCACATCACGGCGATCTCCTCGGAGAGCTCGCTGGCCGGGCTGAACAACTCCGCCCGCGACCTCACCTACAACTGGGTCATCGGCGTCTCCCCCGCGGCGCTGAACGCCCGCAACGCGGCGGACGCGATCAAGGGCGTGGACGACTTCGAGCGCGAGGTCAGGGCCGTCGTCGGGCGGTCCATCGGCACCTACTCCCAGCCCAGCGCCTTCGCCCCGTTCCGGGTGGAGACCGGGCTGCGGGAGGTGCTGGGCGGCTTCCTCGGACGGCTGGCCACGGCGCAGAGCCTGATGGTCCTCCTCCTGGGCGGCCTGGCGGTCGTCGCGGCCGGGGTCATCGCGCTGGCCGTCCAGCTCCTCACCGAGCGCATGCGCGCCGCGCTGTCCCTGACGCGGGCGCGCGGGGCGTCGCTGGCGCAGGTGGTGCGGACGGCCGCCGGGACCGTCGCGCTGGCCGCCTTCCCCGCCGCGCTGATCGGCTACGGCCTGTCGTACCTGCTGCCCGGCCCGCTCACCCCCATCGTGCACCTCGGCCCGCCGGCGGCCGCGGCCTTCGCCACCGTCTTCGCCGCGGCCCGCGTCGCGCTCTCCCACCGCACGCCGCTGCGGGAGCGCCGCGACGACGTGGTGGCCCGGCGGGCGTCGCCGCGCCGGACGATGCTGGAGGTGCTGGTCGTCGTCCTGGCGCTGGCGGGCGCGTACCTGCTGCGCACCCGCGGCCTGACCACCGAGGTCGCCGCGGCCGGCGCCGACCCGTTCCTGATGCTGGTGCCCGCCGCGCTCACCGTGGCCGCGGCGCTGATCACGCTGCGGTGCTACCCGTACCCGCTGCGGCTGGTGGTGTGGCTGGCCGGGCGGGCGCGCGCCGCGGTGCCGTTCGTCGGGCTCACCCTGGCGGCGCGGGCGCGGTCGGTCACCGCGCTGCCCGTGGTGATCCTGCTGCCCGCCCTCGCCGTGTCGGTGTACGGGGCCGTGGTCGGCGGCACGCTGGACGCCACGCAGCGGCTCGCCGCCTGGCAGGCCACCGGGGCCGACGCCCGCGTCGAACGCGAGGCCGAGCTGCCCGCCGACGCCGTCGCCAAGGTGCGGCAGGTGCCCGGCGTCCGCGACATCGTCCCCGCCGACAAGGGGAAGGCGCAGATCGGGTACACCGGCAAGACCGCGACCATCGTCGCGGTGGACCTCGACGCCTACCGGCGGCTCGTCGCGCACGCCCCGTTGAGCGTGCCCGCCCCGCCCCCGGACGCGCCGGCGCCCGCCATCCCGGCGCTGGTCTCCCCCGACCTCGGCCACCTCAGCACGTTCGAGATCGGCTGGCACGTCCGCATGAAGATCGCCAAAGCGGGCGTGATCACCGAGGGACTGCCCGGGATCAGCCTCAGCCCGATGAACCTGATCGTGGTCCCCTACGACGCCTCCCAGCGGGCAGGATCCCGTGTCTACACGAACATGCTGCTCATCGGCGGCACCGGCTCGGGCGGCGGCATCGACGCCCGAGCCCTGGCCGCCGCGACCGGGAACCGCCCGGACGTCTTCGTCGAGACGTTCGACCGCGCGCTGGAGCGGGTGATCAAGACCCCGCTGACCGGCACGATCAAGAACAGCTTCCTGATCGTGACGATCGCCCTGGCGGTGTACGCGCTGCTGACCGTCGTCATCGCGCTCGTCGTCGGCGCCGCCGACCGGGCCAGGGCGTTGTCCTACCTGCGCACGCTCGGCCTGTCAGAACGCCAGGCCGCCAGGCTCACCGTCCTGGAGATCGCTCCGCTGATCCTGCTGACCGCGTGCGCCGGGCTCGCCCTCGGCCTCGCCCTCCCCTCGGCCCTCGGCCCCGGCATCGACCTGAGCGCCTACGCCGGCGACATGGCCATCGACGACTACCGCCTCGACCCGACCACACCGATCCTGCTGGCCGCCGGCCTCGCCGTCGTCGCTCTGGCGGGGGCCTTCCTCCACGCCGTGATCGGCAGACGCCGGTCCCTCGGCTCGACCCTGCGAGTGGGTGAGTAA